The DNA region GGATCAATCAAACTACACCGTTCATTCCTGCCAAATAGGATTATAAATCTGTCAGTCACTCTCTGTCTGCTCTATTAAAGAATCTCCCTCCTAACATACAGTAGAATCTTGCAGCTGAGGAGTGCAGAAGATCATGGGTAGCTGTTTTTTTAAGTATTGTGTAAAATTGTgctttgtgttatactgtatgtacaattgtGGCTATACAGCATAAGTATATACAGCAATGCTTTGTCTTTCAGATAATTTTTCCACCATAGAGTAGCCAATGGCGATATTTCTCATGTTaaatagacttttttttttatttttgtttgtttgtaaaaataataaaactgtTTATTATTACTTGAAAGTATATCAGATCTGGCAATTGCCATCATTGTATCTGTGATATAGACACAAACTTTTCGTCCTTTTCATGCGTGCTGCAAAGTAAAACTAATGGAACAAGCCAACAATACCGGGCTAAGGTATTTTGTTCTCAAAGGTATCTCAGATGTCCCACAGATGCAGGTTCCAATCTTTCTTCTTGTCCTGCTGATTTATCTCACCACACTTGCGTTCAATGTGACCATTCTTCTACTGGTCTGCCTGGATCACCGTCTCCACACTCCCATGTACTTTTTCCTGAATAATTTGTCTATCCTGGATATCTGTTGTTCCACTATTAGTCTCCATAAAGTTCTTATATCATTTATTCTAGGAGATAAAACTATTTCATTTTTTAGCTGCTTTACacaagtttatttatttttatcttttactTCTGATGAGCTACTAATTCTGACAGCTATGAGCTATGATCGCTATGTAGCCATCTGCAATCCTTTGCGTTACCATGTAGTTATGAACTATAAGATGTGTTCTCTCTTGGCCTGTGTGTGTTGGGTGTTGGGATTTCTAGATCTCCTGCCATGTCTTTTGGAATTATCATCTTTTACATGCTACACTTCAATGGAAATCAATCATTATTTTTGTGACCTTCTGCCGATTGTTAAACTTTCTTGTAATGACACCACTGCTCTGGAACTTTACATTATTATCGAAGGAATTTTAATTGCTACCTTTATCCCATTAACGCTGACTATTATTTCATATACTTATATTATTGGGACCATACTGAGGATCCAGTCAGCCACAGGAAGACGTAAGGCCTTCTACACGTGTTCCTCACACCTCACAGTCGTCACCCTCCTTTATGCCACTCTGTCTTACCAATATTTTCGGCCAACTGCTCTTATCTCTATGGGCTCCAATAAACTTTCCTCCCTGATTAACACAGTAATTGTTCCCGTACTGAACCCAGTGATCTATAGCTTGAAAAATAAAGATGTCATTGCGGCATATAAacggtatttaagttgttttgaaACTAAATTATAAAAGCGCATTtgagaataaaaatatatatatttgaatatacACATTTTCTGTTTAATAATATAATTTAGGCATTAACTGTGAATATGCAATGTTATTATtaatatgattattattttttcgtTGAATTCTACGCTGCTCCACTGTGCCTGACAATTAGCGAACCAGAACAGGTCATAAATAAagcacagacatacagtataatataaatTAGATAAATACAGAGACGAAATCAAAGGATAGGAAAAGTCCTGCCAATGAGAGGGCTTACAACATTGACGTATTTTAAATTGCTGTAAGGTGCACACAGGGCCCTGGGAAATGTTGGGCCTGAAATGCCAGAAATAATCACTGTGAGAATGGCATGGTGGCCGATTTCCCGGTGATATACATATGAGCAATTGAGGCGTCTCCAGGAACTAGGGTGGCCTGTACCTGGGAGACCTGATCATGTGCGATGGtatctggcacaaagccagagtcgaCTGCTGTgacagagaggatggggcctgcacagAGGCTGCACACAGGTCCTCTCCTCTCCTAAACTGGCTCATAATGGATCTCTAGGATTAATTTCTCCAGGTCAGTTACTTCCAGCATAGAGCCAGTGGTAAATTGGAGTGAAATAAATTGTAAATTTCGGTGAAGTCCGCAGTTGGAGCACTCCACTGCAAATGTACAATAGGGCTGCAGGTAGTTACATCAgaggtcctaattcagatctgatcgcagcagcaaacttattagctaatgggcaaaaccatgtgcactgcagggggtggcagatataacatgtgcagagagagttagggtgtgtacacacggtgagatccttgctatgcccaatttttacttgagatttcccttgaactccctggagcccagatagcacagattttgtctaacttttcttgagatatggactatgtgtgcttgcgattttggcttatgtgagattttggcttatgtgagattttgactatctcattagaATAGTGGGATGACATTACAGGGTTGGGGGAGTGTCTTTTTCTGTCGGCTAAATACTGTCAGCCattttaaaacagtgcatttctgctctgtggcttGTTTGGTGAGGTTTACCTACTAAACACTTCACATTGCTAGTGTGCCTTTCTTTGTTTCTTGCCTTGCTAGAACAAAGTGTTTTTGGATATGGATCACTACCAGCGTGTCAGAATCTTATATGCTCAGgctgtggctgtgtgtgacatggagagagagcagaggagggagaggagacgtgCTCGTCGATCCTGTTGGACCAAGCAGTGGCTGTTGCAGAGGgaatctctctctcacatgccattGTTGAGGCATATTCAGAAGAATAACCCAGAGGACTACCACAACTACCTGCAGATGGACAAGGAGATGTTCCAGGAGCTGCTGCGACTGGTGACACCCCTCATTCAGAAGTAGGATACCTACATGCAGCAGGCCATATCTGTGCAGGACTGGCTGGTGGCTACCCTGCGCTATGTGGCTACCGGGAGATCGCTGCAGAACCTGAAGTTCAGTACCCTGATCTCCCCGCAGGCTATGGGGCTCATCATTCCAGAGACCTGTAAGGCCTTGTACACTGGCCTACTAAAGGACTACTTTAAGGTAAGAACatgcatgttttttgtttttttattgtggaATATATGcatttggcactgtgaggggcatatgaATAAGTGGCACTATACTGAGGCATATGTGACTGGCACTGTATTGTGGGCTAGTGTAACTGGGactatactggggcatatgtggaactggcactatactgtgggcatatgtgtaactgacactataccgTGGGCatatttgtaactggcactgtatcgtgggcatgtgtaactggcactatactggggcatatgtggaacTGGCACTATACcgtgggcatatgtgtaactggcactgtattgtgggcatgtgtaactggcactatactggggcatatgtgactggcactgtatcgtgggaatgtgtaactggcactatactggggcatatgtggaacTGGTGCttaactgtgggcatatgtgtaactggcactataccgtGGGCATATGTGGAACTGGCACTATACCGTGGGCATATATGTAACTGACAGTGCAGTATTTGCCAACATCCTGCACCACCAGTATTGTTACAACATCCCTTATACACAAATTAGACAGTATTGTGTAACCCATATGTGTTCATGTGTTTGTGCTAAAAAGAaatgtattttgaaaaaaaaataaacttttttttttctgttttctctAGTTTCCGACTTCAGCTGAGGAGTGGAGGGCTATTGCGGAGGAATTCCAAGACCAGTTAAACTTCCCCAATTGTGGAGGTGCAATTgacgggaaacatgtgcgcatcacaCCTCCAAGCAAAAGTGGATCCCTTTACTTTAACTATAAAGGGTACTTTAGTATTGTCTTAATGGCAATAGTAAATGCAGATTATGAATTAATTTATATTGATGTGGGGAGAATGGCCGAGCCTCAGATGGGGGCTCCTTAAAGGACACCATATTTTATGAAAGGCTCTTATCCAATCAGCTGCATTTACCTGAGGCGGAGTCTTGCAAAAACGGGATGAACTTTGTTTTCGTTGCCGATGAAGCCTTTGCTATTCATGAGCATATCCTAAAGCCCTTTCCACAAAGAAGCCTCACCCATGAGAAACGGATCTTTAACTATTGCCTGTCTCGGGCCCGGCGCATAGTGGGGAATGCATTCGGGATCCTGAGCAGGCGATTTCGAATCTTTAACTCTGCGATAGATTTGCGGGTCGACAAGATTACCTGGGTTGTGTATGGCTGTTGTGCTTTGCACAATTATCTTCGGCAGAAAAAACCCCAATCAAGGCCTCaacctgttgctgttcctggtggtAAGTCACGGAACACAGGCTCTCTCATGTGGGATGGTGTAGAAACCCCAGCTGGACACACCACCCAATCTTCCAATGCCAAAGCCAAAAAGGTCCGAGAAGAATACATGGCCTATTTTAATGGAGTGGGGGCAGTGGACTggcaggaagatgaaatgtaatcaATGTTCTTTTGAGGTTAATGTCTGAATAAATTGTGTCTGCTAAAAATCTTTTGTGGAGGTGTTTTATATTTGTAGGTGTAAATGTGGGATGTTGCCTATTAGTAATGTGGGTAACAGTTAACCCTTGAACAAGGTATATGGaataagggggatatttactagtTTTGGAAAGAAATCCAAATGATGAAGCTCAAGTAACAGCCTTACAGCACAGTCACAACCATGTCACAGGTTGATGACCAAAAATGAGTTATCtttttggctgatactttatcttcatccctTTAGCTAAGTGTAGCTAGAAGTTTGGGCAGTATATATTATGATACagggtgtatattatacacacaaataaatatatatatatatatatatatatatataaatttgaatAAAAATTCCATATAGGCACTCACCAATAAAAGCAGGCTGTTTTAATAAAGTTCTTTTAAATTGCAAGAAAAAACATGGTCGACGTTTCAATCCCTTAGAATCGTCATCAGGACATAGCAGAACAATGAACAATCCACCAAGCAGCCAGAGAAGTGAATGACACCCATCACCACAAGCAGACTTTTATACTCCATCCAATTAGTAATCCAGTTAACACAGCATTATTGGTATTGATGTCAATCAAACCTGTTAGTATACCTTATTATTCACTATAAACACACTAAAACGTATTGCTATCATATATAACAACATCAGCGCCTTCAAACCAGTATAGAAAATAAATACTACTAGATACCAATAATATACCGGCTATTAGATAAAGTGAACGGCTCCGGCCGGAAGTGCAGTGCGTTCCATGAGACGTGGAACACACTGACGTCACCAGAAATGCCGGGATCAGGAAGAAAGTTACATATCAAATATCGCTGCTAAACAGCGCTTGGTCACTGATGCAAGCCCCAACAGTTACAACTATATGTGGGCCGCACTGCATTTGGCATGAAGTGACAAAAATCAGGGATCCTAAAGTGGAACCCATTACATCCGGCATCCCAGGAAGCATCATGCATTCCAACACCGGTGGAACgcactgacgtcaccggaagtgcccATGATTGTGTGTCTAAAAAATGTTATTATTCCCTAAGAGATACATAACAGTACTGACCATCAATACAATGATGCTGCTAAACTTAAAAACCCATCGTTCATATACTATAATAGATAAACATACAACTCTAAAGTTATTAATATTGAAGAGGTAGTAAAAGCCTGCCCGTTAAACACCCAAGAGTGATgtataaacaaaaaaataataaaaaacacaatcaaatacaaaaaattattatttttaggaCAGATGTCTAACTAAACATCAACATAACAATAAGTATATGCATGTAAATAAAAAAACATGCATATACAAAAAAACAATAacttttttttatcattattattattatagaggtCAGTGTCAGGgtcatcaaaaaaagaaaaaactaaaaaTATGAAAAAGCTCATAATTAACGCAAAAAAATATTATACGGGTTAGCTTCATTTAGTCCCCTTGGTACCAGAGTGTCCAACTCAAATATCCAACGAGATTCACTTCTTCGGAGGGCAGATAATCGGTCACCACCATGTTTCAGTTTCGGAATGTGATCCACCAACATACACCGTAAACTGGCAACTGAATGTCCTGCTTTCTGAAAGTTCATAGCGACCGGTTTGTCCAATGACCCTGTCTCCAAAGCAGCCCTGATTGTGGAGCGATGATTCGCCATGCGATCACGAAAGCATCTTTTCGTCATACCgacataataaagtccacacggACAGATCAGGATATAGATTACAAAGTCCATTCTGCAATGCAATCTGTGTCTAATAGGCAACTTCATTCCACTATGTGGATGTTTAATATAGGACCCAGTGAGCATAGTTCTACAAGTGGTGCAATCAGCACATCGAAAACAACCATTTCTCCCCCTTGGAACCAACTGTCGCATTGTGTCTGGGGTTTAAGCATATGTCTCATTAGTAGATCTTTTAAGTTCCTTCCTAGTTTGTAAGCAAATACAGGTGGAGCAGTGCCTATGGATGCCAATGCTGGACCAGTGGATAATATCGACCAACGTTTAGTTAATGTTTTGCGAGCGTGATTGGCTGCCACATCATAGGTGCTGGAAAAAATCATACGAGAGGGATCAACACGATCCAAACGTGCCTGATCATCATAAGAAAAATGTAGCCTTGCTTTGGTGAGACATCTTCTAATCGTTGTGGGAGTATAGCCCCATTGTTCAAATCGAAGGGCCATCTCCTCTAATTGAACTTCAGCAGTTGGTAGACTAGAATTATTCCTCAGTATTCTAAAAAAACTGAGAGATTGGTAAACTTTCCTTTAATTTAGATGGATGATGACTCCTTGAGTGTAAGAGGGTATTTCTGTCAGTGTCTTTTCTATACAAGGTGGTACCCAATCCATCTCCCTCACGAAAAATAGTAATATCCAAAAAAATAATCTGTGTATCATGTACATGACTGGTAAACCTAATAGGAGAATTTAAATGAAGCAATCAACCATGGTCAAGAATTGAGACTCTGTGCCCGACCAAATCATAAACAAATCATCAATGAATTTTTTATAAAACAAAATATTCTAGCCAAACACAGGAAGGATGTAAGTCTCCTCGTACTCTGCCATATATAAATTGGCGTAAGCTGGGGCCAGATTTGACCCCATAGCGGTCCCGTTAATTTGTATATAAAAACAATCATCATATTGAAAATAATTTTCATAAACACCAATTTggttagttccaaaattaattcaaTTGGAGGTGAACAGTGTTTACTTCTCAAAAGGGcttttttaattgcctcaatcccTCCGACATGTGGTATAACAGTATAGAGCGATGAAACATCTAGTGTAGCCAACACTAGTTTGTCAGGAAGGGAATGAAGCAATTTCAAACTAGCCAAAAGATCATTTGTGTCCTTCAAATAACTAAATAGTTTAAGCACAAGAGGTTGAAGGAAAATATCGACAAATTTAGCCAGAGGCTGCAAAACTGATCTACGAGCAGAAATGATTGGGCTTCCCGGAGGGTCAGTCAATCGTTTATGTACTTTAGGTAGGGTGTATAGTAGTGGACATACAGGATAATCCACCATAAGACACCCCACCGTATCATTATCAATCCAACCACCGCTGACTGCCATATCCAGGACACTTTCAACTGATGCTTTAATGGTGTACATAGGATTATGATCAAGTCTAATGTGCATATCACCATCTGCCAACTGTCATAAAATCTCCTTATTGTATGATGTCCAATTTTGAACTACAATTGATCCACCCTTATCCTTTTGTCGCATAACTATTTTGTCATTATGGATCAGATTTTTCAGTGCTTGTCTCTGGTTTTTGCCTAAATTGTCATAGTTGCCTTTATGGCCTACATGTGCCATATCCTGGTCAGTGAGACGTAAAAAAGTTTTTATACTGGCATTAGAACTCTGAGGGTCGAAAACACTGGGAGCTCTAAACAATTGATCAGGATGTGAACTATCGCTATTCCCAAATAATTCTCATAGCCTCAGTTTCCTGCCGAGTTTATAATGATCAACTGACCAGTTAAATTTATCATGCAAACAGGTAGGGACAAAAGAAAAACCTAGAGAAAGAACTTCCAATTCAGATGCCATTAGTTTATACTCAGAAAGATTGAAAACAGTTTCTAATAACGGGTGCTTCGACCTCTCCTTCTTTTTTTACCCCCCTCTCCTCATTGGGTATCTGCACCTCTTCCTCGCCGTACAGATTGTCTGGTCACTCTGCCTAAAAAAGAACTACTGGGGGGGTCTAGAAGCAGTGTGAGTGTCCCACCATAGAACCACTGCTTTCACCCTCAGAGTAGGATTGTGAAGAAGAAGAGTCAAAAGGTCTTTGATTGCGATAATTAGACTGGCGATACTGACACCTATTTCTATTGCTAGAAGAATAGCCCTTAATCCACTTATATACCTGATGATTCAAATAATCATAATTGACAGTGTTCAATTTTTTACATTTGAATGCTATTAAATCACGTTGAAAAACACCAATCTGTTCAGACAGTTTGTCACACCAGTTGTCAGTTTTGTCAACTGTCAAAGTAGGTAAAGAACCGCTATTAAAGGTTGCTATTTCTTGCCGAATTTTAGCCAATTCAATTTCTACTTCTTCAATAACTAACAAAATTAAATCAAAGGAACACTTGTTTAAAACACCGCACCATTTGGTACAAAAAGAAATGTTATTACGTCCAATCGTCGGAACATTGGACACCCTGAAGCCCCTAGGGATCTTCTTATTTCTATAATAATCGGACAAAAATTGTCCGTGTAGAGTCAGTTCGACTTCACGCTTTTTCAGCTTCAAAACTTTGTAAAAAAGATCCCTAGGGGTTTCATCAGATAATTTAGAGAATTCATATTTGTCAAACAGCACTTTATCAGCGTCGTCATCTGCTAACGACACTATATTAGATTCAATGTTATTAAATACAATTTCATCAAATTCTAGACCAGCATCAGAAGACATGGTAAACAATATTAGTCTAAAAAAGACAGCAACAGAGTCTCAAAACAAAGACCACAACTGAAGCACAAAAAAATTGATGACACCtgacaccaaaaaacaaaaaacgtGAACTGTTAAAAAGTCCAAACACTTATGAACTAAAATCCATAGCTCCAAATGATCATTGGATGTGTAATATGATCAAGAGGCCATCAAACAAACTCCTCCAGAAGAGATCAGATGTATGCAGAAATCCAGTATAATAGAACAAATTCAGTCTAATAGaaaaaataatatttatatatgGCGAAGTACGAGGAGACTTACATCCTTCCTGTGTTTGGTGAGAATATTTTGTTTTATAAAAGATTCATTGATGATTTGTTTATGATTTGGTCGGACACAGAGTCTCAATTCTTGACCATGGTTGATAGCTTGAATCATTTAAATTCTCCTATTAGGTTTACCAGTCATGTACATGATACACAGATTCATTCTTTGGATGTTACTATTTTTCGTGAGGGAGATGGATTGGGTACCACCTTGTATAGAAAAGACACTGACAGAAATACCCTCTTACACTCAAGGAGTCATCATCCATCTAAATTAAAGGAAAGTTTACCAATCTCTCAGTTTTTTAGAATACTGAGGAATAATTCTAGTCTATCAACTGCTGAAGTTCAATTAGAGGAGATGGCCCTTCAATTTGAACAATGGGGCTATACTCCCACAATGATTAGAAGATGTCTCACCAAAGCAAGGCTACGTTTTTCTTATGATGATCAGGCACGTGTGGATCGTGTTGATCCCTCTTGTATGATTTTTTCCAGCACCTATGATGTGGCAGCCAATCACGCTGGCAAAACATTGACTAAACATTGGTTGATATTATCCACTGATCCAGCATTGGCAGCCATAGGCACTGCTCCACCTGTATTTGCTTACAAACGAGGAAGGAACTTAAAAGATCTACTAATGAGACCTATGCTTAAACCCCAGACACAATGCGACAGTTGGTTGCCAAGGGGGAGAAATGGTTGTTTTCGATGTGCTGATTGCACCACTTGTAGATCTATGCTCACTGGGTCCTATATTAAACATCCACATAGTGGAATGAAGTTGCCTATTAGACACAGATTGCATTGCAGAATGGACTTTGTAATCTATGTCCTGATCTGTccgtgtggactttattatgtcGGTATGAAGAAAAGATACTTTCATGATCGCATGGCGAATCATCGCTCCACAATCAGGGCTGCTTTGGAGACAGGGTCATCGGACAAAACGGTCGCTATGCACTTTCAGAAAGCAGGACATTCAGTTGCCAGTTTACGGTGTACAGTATGTTGGTGGATCACATTCCGAAACCGAAACGTGGTGGTGACCGATTATCTGCCCTCTGAAGAAGTGAATCTCGTTGGATATTTGAGTTGGACACTCTGGTACCAAGGGGACTAAATGAAGCCAACCCGTATAATATTTTTTTGCGTTAATTATGAGTTTTTTCATAtttttagttttttctttttttgatgacCCTGACACTGacctctataataataataataataataataataataataataataaaaaaaagttattgtttttttgtatatgcatgttttttttatttacatgcATATACTTATTGTTATGTTGATGTTTAGTTAGACATCTGtcctaaaaataataattttttgtatttgattgtgttttttattatttttttgtttatacATCACTCTTGGGTGTTTAACGGGCAGGCTTTTACTACCTCTTCAATATTAATAACTTTAGAGTTGTATGTTTATCTATTATAGTATATGAACGATGGGTTTTTAAGTTTAGCAGCATCATTGTATTGATGGTCAGTACTGTTATGTATCTCTAGGGAATAATAAAATTTTTTAGACACACAATCATGGGCACTTCCGGTGATGTCAGTGCGTTCCACCAGTGTTGGAACGCATGATGCTTCCTGGGATGCCGGATGTAATGGGTTCCACTTTAGGATCCCTGATTTTTGTCACTTCATGCCAAATGCAGTGCGGCCCACATATAGTTGTAACTGTTGGGGCTTGCATCAGTGACCAAGCGCTGTTTAGCAGCGATATTTGATATGTAACTTTCTTCCTGATCCCGGCATTTCCGGTGATGTCAGTGCGTTCCACGTCTCATGGAACACACGGCACTTCCGGCCGGAGCCGTTCACGTTATCTAATAGCCGGTATATTATTGGTATCTAGTAGTATTTATTTTCTATACTGGTTTGAAGGCGCTGATGTTGTTATATATGATAGCAATACGTTTTGGTGTGTTTATAGTGAATAATAAGGTATACCAACAGGTTTGATTGACATCAATTCAATACCCATAAGGCTGTGGTAACTGGATTACTAATTGGATGGGGTATAAAAGTCTGCTTGTGGTGATGGGTGTCATTCACTCCTCTGGCTGCTTGGTGGATGGTTCATTGTGCTGCTATGTCCTGATGAAGATCCTAAGGGATTGAAACGTCGACCATGTTTTTTCTTGCACTTTAAAAGAACTTTATTAAAACAGCCTGCTTTTATTGGTGAGTGCCTATATGGAATTTTTATtcaaattttttttgtattttggactATTTGTCCTTAGTAGAGCACCACGATGTTTACAAAAACTTTGTAGGAGAGTGCAGACACtcggaactttatatatatatatatatatatatatatatatatacatacacacacacacacacacacacacacacacacatactgccggCATTCACTGTTATGTGACAACCTGCTCCGGTGCCATATCAGTTTTTCAAAATATCCATATAATGAAGACGCTCATTGTTAATGCAAAAACCAGCATATTAAGAacgagtactttcggggactgcaccccgtcatcaggaccacaCCAGTACAAGAGACTGTCTTATGTACTGGTGAGGTCCTGATGACGGGGCGCAGACCCCGATATTACTCAACCTTAATACACAGGATTTTGCTTTCCCAATGTCTCCTGAGTGCCTTCATTATATGGAGTTATAGCTAGATATAAAGTAGCTTATGGTCCTGTACTCCCATTAAACCCAAAATCTGTGCACAGTGCCTCCACAAACTATATTCATAGCATATCCAAAACAGTTTGGCACTCCCGGCTATAGAAATCGACACTTAACAGTGATAACTGATATCAATTGATTG from Pseudophryne corroboree isolate aPseCor3 unplaced genomic scaffold, aPseCor3.hap2 scaffold_283, whole genome shotgun sequence includes:
- the LOC135014603 gene encoding olfactory receptor 8B8-like, producing the protein MEQANNTGLRYFVLKGISDVPQMQVPIFLLVLLIYLTTLAFNVTILLLVCLDHRLHTPMYFFLNNLSILDICCSTISLHKVLISFILGDKTISFFSCFTQVYLFLSFTSDELLILTAMSYDRYVAICNPLRYHVVMNYKMCSLLACVCWVLGFLDLLPCLLELSSFTCYTSMEINHYFCDLLPIVKLSCNDTTALELYIIIEGILIATFIPLTLTIISYTYIIGTILRIQSATGRRKAFYTCSSHLTVVTLLYATLSYQYFRPTALISMGSNKLSSLINTVIVPVLNPVIYSLKNKDVIAAYKRYLSCFETKL